In Lycorma delicatula isolate Av1 chromosome 10, ASM4794821v1, whole genome shotgun sequence, a genomic segment contains:
- the LOC142331114 gene encoding uncharacterized protein LOC142331114 isoform X3, with protein MGLNFSHWIYNTSILLTLSIILLPLIKLSESQRIQHGDKEVVLNIEDDNKTQYHEQNFNTSSYIFGYEVGPDGQFHHENRGPDGVVYGCYGYIDPDGKLRATHYLSDGWGYRVVTPGKDVELFLHPHEHHHEGHNHEEENEVHDHSETDHHHGEGEHHHHHDHEHHHHHGVITPWGQLYFPKGCGNIQGNVTQTPEFPGQPPSVPGTPTGSPGGTPPSVVCYPGSKEPQCQTKPPPGCYPGSQAPGCVRPPSPPGTPPGTPPGTPPGTPPGVVCYPGSKDPRCPTTPTPPPGCYPGSQAPGCVRPPSPPGTPPGTPPGTPPGTPPGVVCYPGSKDPRCPTTPTPPPGCYPGSQAPGCVRPPSPPGTPPGTPPGTPPGTPPGVVCYPGSKDPRCPTTPTPPPGCYPGSQAPGCVRPPSPPGTPPGTPPGTPPGTPPGVVCYPGSKDPRCPTTPTPPPGCYPGSQAPGCVRPPSPPGTPPGTPPGTPPGTPPGVVCYPGSKDPRCPTTPTPPPGCYPGSQAPGCVRPPSPPGTPPGTPPGTPPGTPPGVVCYPGSKDPRCPTTPTPPPGCYPGSQAPGCVRPPSPPGTPPGTPPGTPPGTPPGVVCYPGSKDPRCPTTPTPPPGCYPGSQAPGCVRPPSPPGTPPGTPPGTPPGTPPGVVCYPGSKDPRCPTTPTPPPGCYPGSQAPGCVRPPSPPGTPPGTPPGTPPGTPPGVVCYPGSKDPRCPTTPTPPPGCYPGSQAPGCVRPPSPPGTPPGTPPGTPPGTPPGVVCYPGSKDPRCPTTPTPPPGCYPGSQAPGCVRPPSPPGTPPGTPPGTPPGTPPGVVCYPGSKDPRCPTTPTPPPGCYPGSQAPGCVRPPSPPGTPPGTPPGTPPGTPPGVVCYPGSKDPRCPTTPTPPPGCYPGSQAPGCVRPPSPPGTPPGTPPGTPPGVVCYPGSKDPRCPTTPTPPAGCYPGSQAPGCVRPPSPPGTPPGTPPGTPPGTPPGVVCYPGSKDPRCPTTPTPPPGCYPGSQAPGCVRPPSPPGTPPGTPPGTPPGFCYPGSKDPRCPTSPTPPPGCYPGSQAPGCLQPPATPSPPTQCFPGSKDPSCPRPPGEYLPPPNCYPGSKDPRCQTGTPTPQPPSQCFPGSTNPDCLKPKPPSTQPPVTPAYCYPGSTDPRCTQTPRPPTGPGTQPPLNCYPGSTDPRCPQTPRPPTGPGTQPPLNCYPGSTDPRCPQTPKPPTGPGTQPPLNCYPGSTDPRCPQTPRPPTGPGTQPPLNCYPGSTDPRCPQTPRPPTGPGTQPPLNCYPGSTDPRCPQTPRPPTGPGTQPPLNCYPGSTDPRCPQTPRPPTGPGTQPPLNCYPGSTDPRCPQTPRPPTGPGTQPPLNCYPGSTDPRCPQTPRPPTGPGTQPPLNCYPGSTDPRCPQTPRPPTGPGTQPPLNCYPGSTDPRCPQTPRPPTGPGTQPPLNCYPGSTDPRCPQTPRPPTGPGTQPPLNCYPGSTDPRCPQTPRPPTGPGTQPPLNCYPGSTDPRCPQTPRPPTGPGTQPPLNCYPGSTDPRCPQTPRPPTGPGTQPPLNCYPGSTDPRCSTVTPYPPAQCYPGSKDPSCFTSKPPVTPSYCYPGSTDPRCQTPRPPSGCYPGSRDPNCVTPTSPTPTPGKPDTPSYCYPGTTDPRCPKPTPPGCYPGSKEPSCTKPPTTGPPYLPPPNCFPGSKDPRCQTTIPATPSPPTQCYPGSRDPNCISTKPTTTSPPVTPSTCYPGSTDPRCQTQTPRPPSGCYPGSRDPACKPTGPGTQPPVNCYPGSTDPRCPTQTPRPPSGCYPGSKDPSCIPTGPGTQPPVSCYPGSTDPRCPTQTPRPPSGCYPGSKDPSCIPTGPGTQPPVNCYPGSTDPRCPTQTPKPPSGCYPGSKDPFCKPTGPGTQPPVSCYPGSTDPRCPTQTPRPPSGCYPGSKDPSCIPTGPGTQPPVNCYPGSKDPFCKPTGPGTQPPVSCYPGSTDPRCPTQTPRPPSGCYPGSKDPFCKPTGPGTQPPANCYPGSTDPRCPTQTPRPPSGCYPGSRDPACKPTGPGTQPPVNCYPGSTDPRCPTQTPRPPPGCYPGSRDPACKPSGPGTQPPVNCYPGSTDPRCPTQTPRPPSGCYPGSKDPSCIPTGPGTQPPVNCYPGSTDPRCPTQTPRPPPGCYPGSRDPACKPSGPGTQPPVNCYPGSTDPRCPTQTPRPPSGCYPGSKDPFCKPTGPGTQPPVSCYPGSTDPRCPTQTPRPPSGCYPGSKDPSCIPTGPGTQPPVTCFPGSTDPRCQTQTPRPPSGCYPGSKDPACTTPPTTGPPYLPPPNCYPGSTDPRCQTVTPTPPSQCYPGSTDPNCATPRPPTTPSYCYPGSNDPRCQTQTPQPPSGCYPGSRDPACTPSGPGITPPLNCYPGSTDPRCPTSPRPPTQCYPGSRDPNCQQTTPPPPPTKPQQPGTTPGCNCTSQGQPGGYPPFGQPPYQGAGTNGSQVYYVIPYPVPIVPSPGQCPCYFVSPNNGSSYNNTTLPPGYVVGYVPVVFYPYCAGSGSTDQENALRPYFPTAFAVPYQCGQCNPSNNNSKHVGKRLSVYDFNEVLEHSEMNHGKYMVNDMENSNSNFNNKLQFRKRAYYGDRLVPRGRFKGKHSAVVES; from the exons attatattaTTACCGCTAATAAAATTAAGCGAAAGTCAACGAATCCAACATGGAGATAAGGAAGTAGTACTGAATATAGAAGACGATAACAAAACCCAATATCATGAACAGAACTTTAATACTA GTTCATATATATTTGGGTATGAAGTGGGACCAGATGGCCAATTCCATCATGAAAACAGAGGACCAGATGGAGTTGTTTATGGTTGCTATGGGTACATAGATCCAGACGGAAAACTACGAGCAACGCATTATTTATCAGACGGTTGGGGTTACAGAGTTGTAACGCCGGGAAAAGATGTTGAACTCTTCTTGCATCCACATGAGCATCATCATGAAGGACATAACCATGAAGAAGAAAACGAAGTACACGATCACTCAGAAACTGATCACCATCATGGAGAAGGAGAACACCATCATCATCATGATCAtgaacatcatcatcatcatggagtCATAACACCATGGGGACAATTATATTTTCCTAAAGGATGCGGAAATATACAGGGAAATGTAACACAGACACCAGAATTTCCGGGACAACCACCATCAGTACCAGGAACTCCCACAGGATCACCAGGAGGCACGCCACCAAGTGTTGTTTGTTATCCAGGTTCAAAAGAACCACAATGTCAAACAAAACCGCCACCAGGATGCTATCCGGGATCTCAAGCTCCGGGTTGCGTAAGACCACCCTCTCCACCAGGTACCCCACCAGGAACACCTCCCGGTACACCACCTGGTACGCCACCAGGAGTTGTTTGTTACCCAGGATCTAAAGACCCGAGATGTCCTACGACGCCAACACCACCACCAGGATGTTATCCGGGATCTCAAGCACCGGGATGCGTAAGACCACCTTCTCCTCCCGGTACACCACCAGGAACACCTCCAGGCACACCGCCTGGGACGCCACCAGGAGTTGTTTGTTACCCAGGATCTAAAGACCCGAGATGTCCTACGACGCCAACACCACCACCAGGATGTTATCCGGGATCTCAAGCACCGGGATGCGTAAGACCACCTTCTCCTCCCGGTACACCACCAGGAACACCACCAGGCACACCGCCTGGTACGCCACCAGGAGTTGTTTGTTACCCAGGATCTAAAGACCCGAGATGTCCTACGACGCCAACACCACCACCAGGATGTTATCCGGGATCTCAAGCACCGGGATGCGTAAGACCACCTTCTCCTCCCGGTACACCACCAGGAACACCACCAGGCACACCGCCTGGTACGCCACCAGGAGTTGTTTGTTACCCAGGATCTAAAGACCCGAGATGTCCTACGACGCCAACACCTCCACCTGGATGTTATCCGGGATCTCAAGCACCGGGATGCGTAAGACCACCTTCCCCTCCCGGCACACCACCAGGAACACCGCCAGGTACACCACCTGGTACACCACCAGGAGTTGTTTGTTACCCAGGATCTAAAGACCCGAGATGTCCTACGACGCCAACACCACCACCAGGATGTTATCCGGGATCTCAAGCACCGGGATGCGTAAGACCACCTTCCCCTCCCGGCACACCACCAGGAACACCGCCAGGTACACCACCTGGTACACCACCAGGAGTTGTTTGTTACCCAGGATCTAAAGACCCGAGATGTCCTACGACGCCAACACCACCACCAGGATGTTATCCGGGATCTCAAGCTCCGGGTTGTGTAAGACCACCTTCTCCTCCAGGTACACCACCAGGAACACCGCCAGGTACACCACCTGGTACACCACCAGGAGTTGTTTGTTACCCTGGATCTAAAGATCCCAGATGTCCTACGACGCCAACACCTCCACCTGGATGTTATCCAGGATCTCAAGCACCGGGATGCGTAAGACCACCTTCTCCTCCCGGTACACCACCAGGAACACCGCCAGGTACACCACCTGGTACACCACCAGGAGTTGTTTGTTACCCAGGATCTAAAGATCCCAGATGTCCTACGACGCCAACACCACCACCAGGATGTTATCCGGGATCTCAAGCACCGGGATGCGTAAGACCACCTTCTCCTCCCGGTACACCACCAGGAACACCTCCAGGCACACCGCCTGGGACGCCACCAGGAGTTGTTTGTTACCCAGGATCTAAAGACCCGAGATGTCCTACGACGCCAACACCACCACCAGGATGTTATCCGGGATCTCAAGCTCCGGGTTGTGTAAGACCACCTTCTCCTCCAGGTACACCACCAGGAACACCGCCAGGTACACCACCTGGTACACCACCAGGAGTTGTTTGTTACCCAGGATCTAAAGATCCCAGATGTCCTACGACGCCAACACCTCCACCTGGATGTTATCCAGGATCTCAAGCACCGGGATGCGTAAGACCACCTTCCCCTCCCGGTACACCACCAGGAACACCGCCAGGTACACCACCTGGTACACCACCAGGAGTTGTTTGTTACCCAGGATCTAAAGATCCCAGATGTCCTACGACGCCAACACCACCACCAGGATGTTATCCGGGATCTCAAGCACCGGGATGCGTAAGACCACCTTCTCCTCCCGGTACACCACCAGGAACACCTCCAGGCACACCGCCTGGGACGCCACCAGGAGTTGTTTGTTACCCAGGATCTAAAGACCCGAGATGTCCTACGACGCCAACACCTCCACCTGGATGTTATCCGGGATCTCAAGCTCCAGGTTGCGTAAGACCACCTTCTCCTCCAGGTACACCTCCAGGTACACCGCCTGGTACGCCACCAGGTGTTGTTTGTTATCCAGGATCTAAAGACCCGAGATGTCCTACGACACCAACACCTCCAGCTGGATGTTATCCGGGATCTCAAGCACCGGGATGCGTGAGACCACCTTCTCCACCAGGCACTCCACCAGGAACACCTCCAGGCACACCGCCTGGGACGCCACCAGGAGTTGTTTGTTACCCAGGATCTAAAGACCCGAGATGTCCTACGACGCCAACACCTCCACCTGGATGTTATCCGGGATCTCAAGCTCCGGGTTGCGTAAGACCACCTTCTCCTCCAGGTACACCTCCAGGTACACCGCCTGGTACGCCACCAGGATTTTGTTATCCAGGATCTAAAGACCCGAGATGTCCTACGTCGCCAACACCTCCACCTGGATGTTATCCTGGATCTCAAGCACCGGGTTGTTTACAACCACCAGCTACACCATCACCACCGACTCAGTGTTTTCCTg GTTCGAAGGATCCTTCATGTCCCCGTCCTCCAGGAGAATATCTCCCACCGCCAAACTGTTATCCAGGATCTAAAGATCCCAGATGTCAAACAGGTACACCAACTCCACAACCACCTTCACAATGCTTCCCAG gTTCAACAAATCCCGATTGTCTGAAACCGAAACCTCCGTCAACTCAACCACCGGTAACACCAGCGTATTGTTATCCAGGTTCTACTGATCCTAGATGCACACAAACACCAAGGCCACCTACAGGACCTGGAACTCAACCACCATTGAACTGTTATCCAGGTTCTACAGATCCTAGATGCCCACAAACACCAAGGCCACCTACAGGACCTGGAACTCAACCACCATTGAACTGTTATCCAGGTTCTACAGATCCTAGATGTCCACAAACACCAAAACCACCAACGGGTCCTGGAACTCAACCACCATTGAACTGTTATCCAGGTTCTACAGATCCTAGATGTCCACAAACTCCAAGGCCACCAACGGGGCCTGGAACTCAACCACCACTAAACTGTTATCCAGGTTCTACAGATCCTAGATGTCCACAAACGCCAAGGCCACCAACGGGTCCTGGAACTCAACCACCATTGAACTGTTATCCAGGTTCTACAGATCCTAGATGTCCACAAACACCAAGGCCACCTACAGGTCCAGGAACTCAACCACCACTTAACTGTTATCCAGGTTCTACAGATCCTAGATGTCCACAAACACCAAGGCCACCTACAGGTCCTGGAACTCAACCACCACTGAACTGTTATCCAGGTTCTACAGATCCTAGATGTCCACAAACACCAAGGCCACCAACGGGGCCTGGAACTCAACCACCACTGAACTGTTATCCAGGTTCTACAGATCCTAGATGCCCACAAACACCAAGGCCACCTACAGGTCCAGGAACTCAACCACCACTAAACTGTTATCCAGGTTCTACAGATCCTAGATGTCCACAAACGCCAAGGCCACCAACGGGGCCTGGAACTCAACCACCACTAAACTGTTATCCAGGTTCTACAGATCCTAGATGTCCACAAACACCAAGGCCACCTACAGGTCCTGGAACTCAACCACCACTGAACTGTTATCCAGGTTCTACAGATCCTAGATGTCCACAAACGCCAAGGCCACCAACGGGGCCTGGAACTCAACCACCACTAAACTGTTATCCAGGTTCTACAGATCCTAGATGTCCACAAACGCCAAGGCCACCAACGGGTCCTGGAACTCAACCACCATTGAACTGTTATCCAGGGTCTACAGATCCTAGATGCCCACAAACACCAAGGCCACCTACAGGTCCAGGAACTCAACCACCACTGAACTGTTATCCAGGTTCTACAGATCCTAGATGTCCACAAACACCAAGGCCACCTACAGGTCCTGGAACTCAGCCACCATTGAACTGCTACCCGGGATCAACAGATCCTAGATGTTCAACAGTAACACCGTATCCACCAGCCCAATGTTATCCag GTTCAAAAGATCCTAGCTGTTTTACATCAAAACCACCTGTCACGCCATCATACTGTTATCCAGGATCAACAGACCCACGATGTCAAACACCAAGGCCACCATCAGGATGTTATCCTG GTTCCAGAGATCCAAACTGTGTTACACCAACTTCCCCAACACCGACACCAGGAAAACCAGATACTCCATCTTACTGTTACCCTGGAACAACAGATCCAAGATGTCCGAAACCGACACCACCAGGATGTTACCCTGGCTCTAAAGAGCCTTCATGTACAAAACCACCAACAACAGGACCGCCATATTTGCCACCACCAAACTGTTTCCCTGGTTCTAAAGACCCGAGATGTCAAACAACCATACCAGCTACACCGTCGCCACCTACTCAGTGTTATCCag GTTCAAGGGATCCAAATTGTATTTCAACGAAACCTACAACAACGTCACCACCAGTTACACCAAGTACTTGTTATCCAGGATCTACAGATCCCAGATGTCAAACTCAGACACCTAGACCCCCATCTGGTTGTTATCCTGGTTCTAGGGATCCTGCCTGCAAGCCAACAGGTCCTGGAACTCAACCACCTGTCAATTGTTACCCAGGATCAACAGATCCTAGATGTCCTACACAAACGCCTAGACCTCCATCTGGTTGTTATCCCGGATCAAAGGATCCTTCCTGCATTCCAACAGGTCCTGGAACTCAACCACCTGTCAGTTGTTACCCGGGATCAACAGATCCTAGATGTCCAACACAAACACCTAGACCTCCTTCTGGTTGTTATCCTGGATCAAAGGATCCTTCCTGTATTCCTACAGGTCCTGGAACTCAACCTCCTGTCAATTGTTACCCTGGATCAACAGATCCTAGATGTCCAACTCAAACCCCTAAACCTCCATCTGGTTGTTATCCAGGATCAAAGGATCCTTTCTGCAAGCCAACAGGTCCTGGAACTCAACCACCTGTCAGCTGTTACCCGGGATCAACAGATCCTAGATGTCCAACACAAACACCTAGACCTCCTTCTGGTTGTTATCCTGGATCAAAGGATCCTTCCTGTATTCCTACAGGTCCTGGAACTCAACCTCCTGTCAATTGTTACCCAGGATCAAAGGATCCTTTCTGCAAGCCAACAGGTCCTGGAACTCAACCACCTGTCAGCTGTTACCCGGGATCAACAGATCCTAGATGTCCTACTCAAACGCCTAGACCTCCATCTGGATGTTATCCAGGATCAAAGGATCCTTTCTGCAAGCCAACTGGTCCTGGAACTCAACCCCCTGCCAATTGTTACCCAGGATCAACAGATCCCAGATGTCCAACTCAAACGCCTAGACCTCCTTCTGGTTGTTACCCTGGTTCTAGGGATCCTGCCTGCAAGCCAACAGGTCCTGGAACTCAACCGCCTGTCAATTGTTACCCCGGATCAACAGATCCTAGATGCCCTACTCAAACACCTAGACCTCCTCCTGGTTGTTACCCTGGTTCTAGGGATCCTGCCTGCAAGCCATCAGGTCCTGGAACTCAACCGCCTGTCAATTGTTACCCTGGATCAACAGATCCTAGGTGTCCTACTCAAACGCCTAGACCTCCATCTGGTTGTTATCCTGGATCAAAGGATCCTTCCTGCATTCCAACAGGTCCTGGAACTCAACCTCCTGTCAATTGTTACCCAGGATCAACAGATCCTAGATGCCCTACTCAAACACCTAGACCTCCTCCTGGTTGTTACCCTGGTTCTAGGGATCCTGCCTGCAAGCCATCAGGTCCTGGAACTCAACCGCCTGTCAATTGTTACCCTGGATCAACAGATCCTAGGTGTCCTACTCAAACGCCTAGACCTCCATCTGGTTGTTATCCAGGATCAAAGGATCCTTTCTGCAAGCCAACAGGTCCTGGAACTCAACCACCTGTCAGTTGTTACCCGGGATCAACAGATCCTAGATGTCCAACACAAACGCCTAGACCTCCTTCTGGTTGTTACCCTGGATCAAAGGATCCTTCCTGTATTCCTACAGGTCCTGGAACTCAACCACCCGTCACTTGTTTTCCAGGATCTACAGATCCTAGATGCCAAACTCAAACTCCTAGACCTCCATCAGGTTGTTATCCTGGTTCTAAGGATCCTGCATGCACAACACCACCTACTACAGGACCACCGTATTTGCCACCACCTAATTGTTACCCAGGATCAACAGACCCAAGATGTCAAACAGTTACGCCAACACCACCATCTCAGTGTTATCCAG GTTCAACAGATCCCAACTGCGCAACGCCAAGACCACCTACAACACCCAGCTACTGTTATCCTGGTTCAAATGACCCTAGATGTCAAACTCAAACACCTCAACCTCCATCTGGTTGTTATCCTGGTTCTAGGGATCCTGCGTGTACTCCATCTGGTCCTGGCATCACACCACCGCTTAACTGTTATCCAGGTTCAACAGATCCTAGATGTCCTACATCTCCTCGACCACCAACACAATGTTATCCAg GCTCAAGGGATCCAAACTGTCAGCAGACAACACCGCCACCACCACCAACTAAACCGCAACAACCAGGAACAACACCAGGTTGTAACTGCACTTCTCAAGGACAACCAGGAGGATATCCACCTTTTGGTCAACCACCTTACCAAGGCGCAGGCACAAATGGTTCTCAAGTATATTATGTAATACCATATCCAGTTCCTATTGTTCCCAGCCCTGGTCAATGTCCATGTTATTTTGTCAGTCCGAATAACGGTTCCTCATATAATAACACGACTCTACCGCCTGGATATGTAGTAGGCTATGTACCAGTTGTATTTTATCCATATTGTGCAGGAAGTGGTAGTACGGATCAGGAAAACGCATTAAGACCGTATTTTCCAACAGCATTTGCTGTACCATACCAATGCGGTCAATGTAAtcctagtaataataattcaaaacatgTCGGTAAAAGACTAAGTGTTTACGATTTTAATGAAGTCTTAGAACACAGTGAGATGAATCATGGGAAATATATGGTAAATGATATGGAAAATAGTAACagcaattttaacaataaattacagtTTAGAAAAAGAGCGTATTATGGTGACAGATTAGTACCCAGAGGTAGATTTAAAGGAAAACATAGTGCAGTTGTTGAGAgctga